One segment of Massilia sp. Se16.2.3 DNA contains the following:
- a CDS encoding DUF3108 domain-containing protein produces MDFHCRRPPRCRARTFKVVKREKIQTAMGALDTLLVTRQPRAEGKSEGVDIWLAPGQEWYPVKLRFRDDERETIEQTVTKITRK; encoded by the coding sequence ATGGACTTTCATTGTCGCCGGCCGCCGCGATGCCGAGCCCGGACCTTCAAGGTCGTCAAGCGCGAGAAAATCCAGACGGCGATGGGCGCGCTCGACACCCTGCTGGTCACGCGCCAGCCGCGCGCCGAGGGGAAAAGCGAGGGCGTCGACATCTGGCTGGCACCTGGCCAGGAGTGGTACCCGGTGAAATTGCGCTTCCGCGACGACGAGCGCGAGACGATCGAGCAGACGGTGACGAAGATTACGCGCAAGTGA